From Dreissena polymorpha isolate Duluth1 chromosome 15, UMN_Dpol_1.0, whole genome shotgun sequence, a single genomic window includes:
- the LOC127860073 gene encoding uncharacterized protein LOC127860073: MHHIVNWYTMYAHTLQNILRSKYNINEELHAEGIFVARQGGTMKANSLFSIGIGERFIVVAGINPRGPEIDYNPVSLTPVGLAGVTYKNASTIVTISSPLKGKNSFQLISSSKAAAIWDDFTTAIDYLASKLSGDIWCSALSTSSSSSSSSLSDASVDAKHDYRRLPPQIFPTADRSFSSISLPDMVCGSINAKHAACHQHVKRGPSLDCVYVSFDSFINDDTNLNAAIQQEDLTAPDTDIAQNCGQLTDERRTDMSSKQPSLLERFLRFFTCCISKR; this comes from the exons ATGCACCATATTGTCAACtg GTACACAATGTATGCACACACACTACAGAACATACTTCGCAGCAAGTATAACATCAATGAAGAGCTACACGCCGAGGGCATATTTGTGGCCCGTCAAGGCGGCACCATGAAAGCAAATAGTCTGTTCAGTATCGGGATTGGTGAGAGGTTTATAGTCGTCGCCGGCATCAACCCCCGTGGACCGGAGATCGACTACAATCCGGTGTCTCTCACTCCGGTAGGTCTGGCCGGTGTCACGTACAAAAATGCCAGCACAATTGTTACAATCTCCAGTCCGCTCAAAGGCAAGAATTCCTTTCAGTTAATCAGCAGTAGCAAGGCCGCCGCTATATGGGATGATTTCACCACCGCCATTGATTACCTGGCGTCTAAATTAAGCGGCGACATTTGGTGCAGCGCACTTAgtacttcatcatcatcatcatcatcatcattatcagacGCCTCTGTGGATGCAAAACATGATTACAGACGTCTGCCTCCGCAAATTTTTCCCACGGCAGATAGAAGTTTCAGCTCTATTTCATTGCCCGATATGGTATGTGGATCAATCAATGCCAAGCACGCGGCGTGCCATCAGCATGTTAAGAGAGGTCCCAGTTTGGACTGTGTTTACGTGTCTTTTGACAGCTTCATCAATGATGATACCAACCTAAATGCAGCAATTCAACAGGAAGACTTAACTGCGCCCGATACAGATATTGCGCAAAATTGCGGGCAACTAACCGACGAGCGACGCACGGACATGTCAAGCAAGCAGCCCAGTTTACTTGAGAGGTTCCTTCGCTTCTTTACCTGCTGTATAAGCAAGCGCTGA